ATAGTTCCATCTGCCAGTAATATGAGTGCTTTTTTCTTGGTTTGATACTTCATTAAACTGCAATTTTTTGGTTTCACAAATAAACATAAAAAAAGGATAGACTTGCAGGTCTATCCTTTTCAAATTTTAAAGACATTATGAACATCCTATTCTTTGGAGTCATCTGTTTTTGTTTCTTCAGCGTCCTTGGCTTTATCTTCCTTTGGAGCTTCTGCCTTAGGCTTTTCTGTTTTAGTTTCCTTTTCAGCTTTTGGCGCCTCAGCTTTTGGAGCTTCAGCTTCCACAGTTTCAGTTTCCTGAACAGCTTCAGTAGGAGCTGCGGCTGCCTCCGCTTTTTTAGAACTTCTACTCCTACGAGTCGACTTCTTTTTCTTTGGCTTTCCTGCGTTGTAGATCTCGTTAAAGTCTACCAGCTCTATCATTGCCATATCAGCATTGTCGCCCAATCGGTTACCTAATTTGATAATCCTGGTGTAACCTCCTGGCCTGTCTCCTACTTTCTCGGCGACTGTGCTGAATAATTCAGATACCGCATATTTATCTCTGAGGTTTCTGAAGACGATTCGCCTGTTGTGGGTTCCTTTCTCCAAAGACTTATTATTCTCAGCTTTGGATTTAGTGATCAGGGGCTCAATAAACTGCTTAAGGGCCTTTGCTTTGGCCACAGTGGTATTGATTCTTTTATGTTCAATCAAGGAACAGGCCATATTGGCAAGCATAGCCGACCTATGTGCCGTTTTCCTACCCAAGTGATTGATTTTCTTACCGTGTCTCATGCTTATGTACTATGTGTTCTTTTGTTTCAGTGCACCCTTACAGGAGCCGAAACAGAACTTAAATTAATCTTTATCCAATTTGTATTTTGACAAATCCATCCCGAAGTTCAAGCCCTTGTTGATAACAAGTTCTTCCAATTCTGTCAAGGATTTTTTTCCAAAGTTTCTAAATTTCATCAGGTCGTTCTTGTTGAATGATACAAGATCTCCTAATGTATCCACCTCTGCTGCTTTTAAGCAATTGAGGGCCCGAACTGACAAATCCATATCCACTAGTTTTGTCTTGAGCAATTGCCTCATGTGCAATGACTCCTCGTCGTAAGTTTCCGTCTGAGCAATCTCATCAGCCTCAAGGGTGATTCGCTCATCAGAGAACAACATAAAGTGGTGAATAAGAACCTTTGCCGCCTCAGTGAGAGCTTCTTTAGGATGAATTGAACCATCAGTAACGATTTCAAAAACCAATTTTTCGTAATCGGTCTTTTGTTCAACCCTGAAGTTTTCGATGCTGTATTTTACATTCTTTACCGGGGTAAAGATGGAATCAACCGCGATGCTCCCAATAGGTGCACTGGATTTCTTATTTTCTTCAGCAGGTACATATCCCCTGCCTTTTTCGATGATCAACTCCATGTTGATACTCACCTTAGGATCCATATTACAGATCACCAAGTCTGGGTTTAACACCTGAAAACCTGAGATAAACTTCTGGAAGTCACCTGCAGTTAGTTGTTCTTTACCACTTACAGAAACAGAAACGGTTTCTTCATTGACATCGTCGATCTGTCTTTTGAATCGAACTTGTTTTAGGTTGAGGATAATCTCAGTAACATCTTCAACGAC
This DNA window, taken from Muriicola soli, encodes the following:
- the rplQ gene encoding 50S ribosomal protein L17 — protein: MRHGKKINHLGRKTAHRSAMLANMACSLIEHKRINTTVAKAKALKQFIEPLITKSKAENNKSLEKGTHNRRIVFRNLRDKYAVSELFSTVAEKVGDRPGGYTRIIKLGNRLGDNADMAMIELVDFNEIYNAGKPKKKKSTRRSRSSKKAEAAAAPTEAVQETETVEAEAPKAEAPKAEKETKTEKPKAEAPKEDKAKDAEETKTDDSKE
- a CDS encoding DNA-directed RNA polymerase subunit alpha, which translates into the protein MALFNFQKPDKVIMIDSSDFEGKFEFRPLEPGYGLTVGNALRRVLLSSLEGFAITSVRIDKVEHEFSVIEGVVEDVTEIILNLKQVRFKRQIDDVNEETVSVSVSGKEQLTAGDFQKFISGFQVLNPDLVICNMDPKVSINMELIIEKGRGYVPAEENKKSSAPIGSIAVDSIFTPVKNVKYSIENFRVEQKTDYEKLVFEIVTDGSIHPKEALTEAAKVLIHHFMLFSDERITLEADEIAQTETYDEESLHMRQLLKTKLVDMDLSVRALNCLKAAEVDTLGDLVSFNKNDLMKFRNFGKKSLTELEELVINKGLNFGMDLSKYKLDKD